The window TGATGGAAGCGATTTGATAGTAACAGATAGAATATTAAGCGATATAAAAATGGACGAATCAGGACTAGAATCCAATATTAGCTTACGTGTGAACGGAAAGAGAATAGAATCAGGTTCGTCAGGAAGTGCATGGGCTGTTGATGATAATACATTTGAAGAGGTAACTAATTATGATATGGGAAATATAGAGACCAATGGCAATGTGAAAATAGAGATAGAATATAACGAAATAGAGTTAGGCGAAAAGTCTATATCTGGAGATTGGAAATTTGCATTTGAGACAAATGGCGAGAATTTGTCAGTAGATACAAAACATTTAGTTATAGCTAGAGAATTTACACTCGAAGATGGAAGTAGAGTAATTATAAAAGAAATAACACTAAATGAATTGGGTCCTAAGGTGTATTATGAGAGATCAAATATTAATGAAAATAGAGATTTTAGATTTGTGCTCAAAGGTATGGATGATTTAGGAAATGAAATTGTATTTGATGGCGGAAGAGAAACTAGAAAAGGTGGGGTGATAAGCTTAGATGTTCTTAGCTCAAACTTTTCAAAAGATGCTAAGTCGCTTGAATTGAGTTTGTATTCAAGAAAAATGCCACAGGGTAGCGGAAGAATGAATCAAGAACTAAAAAAATTAGGAGATGAATTCAAGATAGAATTACAGTAAATCTTGATAGACATTCGTTCGAGTTGACTAATAATTATAAAATTATAGAAAACTTGTACATTTAATTTGATATATCGGATTCTGAATTTCATTTTTGATAATGTGAGATTTGGAATTCGATTTTTTTGATATTAGAACTTTAAAATTTGATATAATTATATATAGTGATTTTAAATTAAGTTTGGGGGATTTTATTATGTCGGAGCTAAAAAAAGAGTATAATTGTTCGTTAATATTGACATTCGACTTACTTGGAGGAAAATGGAAGCTTAGGATATTGTGGCATATAATAAATGGAGATAATAGATTTTCATTATTGTTAAAATCAATGCCAGAAATTACAGAGAAAGTTTTGACCACACAGCTTAGAAACTTAGAAAAAAATGGATTGCTAAAGAGAACTGTAATTAGTCAAAAACCATTAAATGTGCAGTATAATTTATCGGAAAAATATTCGGAATTAGTCCCTATAATAGGAGAACTTTGTAGATTTTCTAGAGATTATGCTATTAAAAATAATATTATTATAAACGATTCTAAATAATTAAAAAAACAGTTTGAAAAAACTGTTTTTTTAATTCGAAAATTTTAATATTTGTTATAATGTACACGCTCTTTGTCATATCTATCAACAAAATGATTTGCACCTGTTGAAGCTGGATATCCAATAGCTATTACGCAATAAGGCTTGATGTTTTTAGGACAATTTATTATATTTTTCACATGATTAATTCTATCACTTAGTGGATGTACCCCTAGCCATGTACTACCTAAATCATGTTCGGTAGCTTCGAGTAATATATTTTGAGTAGCTGCGCCTAAATCTTGCTCCCAATTTTCAGGGAATTTCATGTTATTTTTATTTCCAACAACAACTATTGCAAGCGGAGCATCTTTTAGAAATTTTGCATAAGGACTCATATTTGATAGAGCTTCAAGTTGTGATTTGTCATCAATTATAACAAATTCCCATGGTTGTTGATTTCCAGCTGAAGGGGCCTGCATAGCAGATTTTAGTAATTCAGAAACAATTTCTAATTCGACCTTTTTTTCAGAAAATTTTCTCACACTACGTCTCTTTTTTATTGCATTTATCATGTACAATCATTCCTTTCAAGATGAATTTACTAAAAATAGTTTAAAGTATTTTGTATTAGTTTGTAAATTACTTACTTTTTAGTAGGTAAGAATATAGTTGACAATGACGCTACGTAATTTAGTATACTTGAATTAGAAGATCTTCTAATTTTGAATGATAGGGGTGAGAAAATATGCGAATTAGAGAAGTGAGTAATATTTATGGAATATCTCTAAGAACACTCAGATATTACGAAGAAATAGAAATATTAAACGTGAAGAGAGAT of the Tissierellales bacterium genome contains:
- a CDS encoding nitroreductase family protein; the encoded protein is MINAIKKRRSVRKFSEKKVELEIVSELLKSAMQAPSAGNQQPWEFVIIDDKSQLEALSNMSPYAKFLKDAPLAIVVVGNKNNMKFPENWEQDLGAATQNILLEATEHDLGSTWLGVHPLSDRINHVKNIINCPKNIKPYCVIAIGYPASTGANHFVDRYDKERVHYNKY
- a CDS encoding DUF4179 domain-containing protein, with product MSKDIYELLNDANTDLSEYEGRELNDLEKRAIKSRFHKSVRGKKSLRNNKIAIAMAAAIIIGGVTLGPLNGQVKAAIDSIGSNIAMKLGIEADLESYETIVHKKVTDNGITIDLQSVVIDGSDLIVTDRILSDIKMDESGLESNISLRVNGKRIESGSSGSAWAVDDNTFEEVTNYDMGNIETNGNVKIEIEYNEIELGEKSISGDWKFAFETNGENLSVDTKHLVIAREFTLEDGSRVIIKEITLNELGPKVYYERSNINENRDFRFVLKGMDDLGNEIVFDGGRETRKGGVISLDVLSSNFSKDAKSLELSLYSRKMPQGSGRMNQELKKLGDEFKIELQ
- a CDS encoding helix-turn-helix transcriptional regulator, which translates into the protein MSELKKEYNCSLILTFDLLGGKWKLRILWHIINGDNRFSLLLKSMPEITEKVLTTQLRNLEKNGLLKRTVISQKPLNVQYNLSEKYSELVPIIGELCRFSRDYAIKNNIIINDSK